A genomic region of Alnus glutinosa chromosome 11, dhAlnGlut1.1, whole genome shotgun sequence contains the following coding sequences:
- the LOC133882630 gene encoding NADP-dependent D-sorbitol-6-phosphate dehydrogenase-like, which yields MAITLNSGFKMPVVGLGVWRVEGREMRDLIINAIKIGYRHFDCAADYKNEAEVGEALAEAFQTGLVKREDLFITTKLWNSDHGHVVEACKDSLKKLRLDYLDLYLIHFPVATRHTGVGNTGSALDEDGVLDIDTTITLETTWHAMEDLVSMGLVRSIGISNYDIFLTRDCLAYSKVKPAVNQFETHPYFQRDSLVKFCQKHGICVTAHTPLGGAVANNEWFGTVSCLDDPVLKGLAAKYKRTVAQIVLRWGIHRNTVIIPKTAKPERLEENFQVFDFELSKEDVDLIKSLDRKYRTNQPAKFWGIDLFA from the exons ATGGCCATAACACTCAACAGTGGGTTCAAGATGCCCGTTGTGGGTCTTGGTGTTTGGCGTGTCGAAGGCAGAGAAATGAGGGACCTCATCATCAACGCAATCAAGATCGGTTATCGCCATTTCGATTGTGCCG CTGATTACAAGAATGAAGCAGAAGTTGGGGAGGCACTTGCAGAAGCATTTCAGACTGGACTTGTGAAGAGGGAGGATCTTTTTATCACCACAAAG CTTTGGAATTCAGACCATGGACATGTTGTCGAAGCCTGTAAAGACAGCCTTAAGAAGCTTCGGCTAGATTATCTGGATCTGTACCTTATTCACTTCCCTGTAGCTACCAGGCATACTG GAGTGGGTAACACCGGCAGTGCTTTGGATGAGGATGGTGTGCTGGACATAGATACAACCATAACCCTGGAAACTACCTGGCATGCTATGGAAGATCTGGTTTCAATGGGTTTAGTTCGCAGCATTGGGATCAG CAACTATGACATCTTTCTAACTAGAGATTGCTTAGCTTACTCCAAAGTGAAGCCTGCTGTGAATCAATTTGAAACGCACCCCTATTTTCAACGCGATTCCCTCGTCAAATTCTGCCAGAAGCATGGGATTTGTGTTACAGCTCACACCCCTCTAGGAGGTGCTGTGGCCAACAATGAATGGTTTGGTACAGTTTCGTGTTTGGATGATCCAGTTCTCAAA GGATTGGCTGCAAAATACAAAAGAACTGTGGCCCAGATTGTTCTTCGATGGGGCATCCACCGTAACACGGTTATCATTCCAAAGACAGCCAAACCGGAGAGATTGGAAGAGAATTTCCAAGTTTTTGACTTCGAGCTAAGCAAGGAGGACGTGGACCTGATCAAAAGTTTGGACAGGAAATATCGAACCAATCAGCCTGCCAAGTTTTGGGGCATTGACCTGTTTGCATAA
- the LOC133882215 gene encoding uncharacterized protein LOC133882215 → MDGFVPKEGRIQCFMEEGTPQRRKERSSTKKMSLKDFMNRSSPPQTDSSMEEGSLRKKGLSKDSIGEGISKKDKRYSMGQDLLPPQRSPYISELSTRHPTATYESHSHRDARIFSPRSYDIFFCLPFLDWKLLEEVRNSVYQWQSLEWYSINIHADGPGTAYPKRLIPFWKGLIPMSSALAALGSHIYCLGGRNAAYEPLRDVYKLRVTPHAAKEWIDVSPRMISRRRHPHASVLGGKIYVLNNLCRDHTDPHWCEVFDPVRRKWEALPNPPTFLQDGLIFYAALENPDRIIGAFRVSVDAPPSAIFYEYNVQHRSWKELVPARRMLHPMYHFDWLERTLGVGNTLYWIERKLDEILLIAYDLDLDVWLQGPIPGLECGCIPYCEVRGGPRLPRLLHLEKNRFCVLECTLADDFCCMVIDVSRMCEKTLGISVAWDQKYGVDPKLPKGMPQMLSFCTKL, encoded by the coding sequence ATGGACGGATTCGTCccaaaagaaggaagaattCAATGCTTCATGGAAGAAGGCACTccccaaagaagaaaagagcgAAGCTCTACGAAGAAGATGTCCTTGAAGGATTTTATGAATCGGTCATCTCCTCCCCAGACTGACTCATCTATGGAAGAAGGCAGCCTCCGAAAAAAAGGACTAAGTAAAGACTCCATAGGAGAAGGTATCTCAAAAAAAGACAAGAGGTACTCCATGGGCCAAGACCTATTGCCTCCTCAGAGGAGTCCATATATTTCGGAATTATCAACTCGGCATCCAACAGCAACTTACGAATCTCATAGTCATCGTGATGCTAGGATTTTCTCTCCTCGTTCTTACGACATCTTTTTTTGTTTGCCTTTCCTGGATTGGAAGCTTCTGGAAGAGGTGAGGAATTCTGTATATCAGTGGCAGTCTTTGGAGTGGTATTCCATCAATATTCATGCAGACGGTCCTGGTACGGCCTACCCAAAACGGCTCATTCCTTTTTGGAAAGGATTAATTCCCATGTCCAGCGCCTTAGCAGCCCTAGGCTCCCACATCTACTGTTTGGGTGGAAGGAACGCTGCTTATGAGCCGCTTCGTGATGTGTACAAATTACGGGTTACTCCCCATGCTGCGAAGGAATGGATCGATGTTTCTCCTAGGATGATTTCTAGGAGACGCCACCCACACGCTTCGGTTCTAGGTGGAAAGATATATGTTCTGAATAATCTCTGTCGTGATCATACTGATCCTCATTGGTGTGAGGTTTTTGATCCTGTCCGTAGAAAATGGGAAGCTTTACCTAATCCTCCAACTTTTCTTCAGGATGGTTTAATCTTTTATGCAGCTCTTGAGAATCCGGACAGGATTATTGGGGCTTTCCGTGTATCTGTAGACGCCCCTCCTTCTGCTATCTTCTATGAATATAACGTGCAACATAGGTCTTGGAAAGAGCTTGTGCCTGCAAGGCGCATGCTCCACCCTATGTATCACTTTGACTGGCTTGAAAGGACTCTGGGTGTAGGTAATACATTATACTGGATCGAACGCAAACTTGATGAAATCTTATTGATTGCCTACGATTTGGATTTGGATGTGTGGTTGCAAGGGCCTATACCGGGTCTTGAATGTGGTTGTATCCCATATTGTGAAGTCAGGGGAGGACCAAGACTTCCTAGATTGCTCCATCTGGAGAAGAATAGGTTCTGCGTGTTAGAATGCACGCTTGCTGACGATTTTTGCTGTATGGTGATTGATGTTTCTCGTATGTGCGAGAAGACTCTAGGTATATCGGTTGCGTGGGACCAAAAATATGGGGTGGATCCAAAACTACCCAAGGGCATGCCCCAGATGTTATCATTTTGcactaaactgtaa